A region of the Arachis hypogaea cultivar Tifrunner chromosome 15, arahy.Tifrunner.gnm2.J5K5, whole genome shotgun sequence genome:
tttttatatcaatttcaaaatgaattcattgaataaatattaaaattttaaaaaatttaacgtGAATTTGAATAaactatgaaaaaaataaatacaacaaaaaaaatgTGGATAAACCACTgctctttttggattttcaagAAAAGATATTGTTGTGGTGGACTTAACATCAACATCACTAACACATGTTAATGAACCAATTTCAAATTCTTATTAGCTAACATTTATCGCatatgttaaatttaatttaaaaatatttatatttatttaaatagactatatttaattaaaaaaattatgtttattaaaaaaatttctatgaAATAATATATTGGCAATGTGaaacttatattttaatttaaaatattacctaaaaaaatttgataaatattattgaaaaataaagtagtttaaaattttaagatataaaattatatttcttaaaagttagttattaattaagagtttaattagaaaattattttttagctaaTATCAGCTcatttttaaagttattttttgttctaaatcataaataattaaaaaaattaatagatttGGACTTTTCACTGGGCCGGCTTATATAAATGAGGGCACCAATCCATGGtaaacaattagaaatttaaaaaatttgtttttgcaATAAATACAAAGTATGTAATCATTTTTAAAGTAAATCTTATCAACCGAAGTGATACCGAAAAGTaaaaaaaacccttaaaatcgTTTCTTTTTGTGTTAGGGTGTCAGAGACATCTAGAAAGCCTCTTTTAAATCGGCACTTCCTAAAATTTACCCTTTATATGAGtcttctttattttttagaaTGATCTCCTGAATTTCAAGATATGTGTAGAAACAGTGGCTgaactttaaaaataattttaaagggACCAAacctttaacataaaaaatatacaataacatttatataaaaataaaatgtactaatataattttgtttagagttTGTCATTCAgatgataataaataatattattcgaatcttaaatgatttaaaatattcaataattaaatcaAAAACTAAactttttatacttaaaataatagatattaaaaattataatatttaatgaatattgaatatatattttttaaaagaattaattagaaaactaataaattataaaataatatcaaattaattAGATATGTTAAATTTCTTAAAATGATATGGAAAAATATAAttacttaaaatttaatttaaaagattaaaatttcaaaaagttGTAAAtggtgaaatttttttattagtctacaccaatacttaaaaaatatcttaatatttttctgtaaaagaaaatcaaaataaaaccaataatacataaaataacattaaaaaggtaaattaattattataatgatTAGGATGATGAATTTTATTTATGGGATACTAACCTTTCAAATGGTTCTCCTTTCAAAATGAGAATTGCATTTCAAAGCTAAaggattttagaatttttttttatgctcatttacaattacagcagcagcagctgcaacttttctcaaacttttttttttatattaagtttTTCCAAATTTTTACTTCATAAGATAGTATTCATCCCTTCATGAGTGTGGGTTTTTAGTCTAAATTTTAAGATTCTTTTTTCATAATTTAACAAGTATTCAAGCAAAATTTTGGCCCATCTTTTCATGGGTGTTCATCACTTATTATTTATCTAGATCTTTTATGCAcccattaatataaaaaaaaaagggagaaataaaaatatatgaaaaatcaAAGACTATTACATAATATGTCTTCTTAACTAGGGtcaaaatgaaattttgaaaaagacccACTAACAAAGTAACAACTAGAAAGGACAAGCTAATGCTACACCTCAATTTGACCGGCACTTCCTAAAACTCACCAAAAAAAGAGCCACATGTCAATACTCTTTGCGACAGCAACACATAAAGAACGAGACTAATGATAAACCTCATTATAATCAACGCAGGCTAAAATTCACGGCCTATACTTTTGCTGTGCTGGCATTTCGAGATGATGACACGTATTTGATATTCTGAATTTTTGGGTATTAAAATCGgagtgtatttttttttgttgtccaTAATACTTACTCAAGGGGACGAGTGAGTTGAACATTCGACTAATGCAAGTTGATTAACTTAGACTGCATTCTGTATATATGTTTAATGTCTTTGGGCCTGGGCTTATTATTGGATCCAATGCTATGCCAAGTTGATATGTTACGGTCTCATCACGTGCCATGCCATTATTGCCAGCTTTTCTGTACAAAAAAAAATTGCCAGCTTTTCTCATGAATACTTATATATGCatttttttttgaagaagaagaaagtattaGATTAAAGCGGGCCTAGCAAATCCAAATAGGCCAGGTTACAAATTTCAAGAGAAGCTTCCTCCACCCATATAGTATCTAAATTGGATAGGATCAATTTTGCTAAACTATGTGCAACAAGGTTTCTATTTCTCTTTACATGAGAAAATTGAAACATTCTAAACATATTCAAAAGATGATTGCAATTTGAGAGGATTAAGCCTAAACTATTCTTGCAAGACTGAGCATTCCTAAGCCccctaataatatttatattatcaccctctataattatataaaaaaaaacacccaTCTAACGTCATATATAGGCCAAGAAGACACGCGATTGCCTCTGCTTCAGCAATTGATAATTCAGTTGAGAGCTTTTATATGCCAGCTACCATAATAACTCCCTCACCATCTCTAATTACTGCTCCTGCTCCCCTCTCCCCATTGCTGGAACAAGATGCATCAAAATTGAGTTTGTACGCTCTTGATGGTGGCGCACCCCATGAACTGTGACTGAGACTCCCCAATGGAGGTGCTATAGTGGGTGAAGAGCGATGATCCTCTGTCTCTTCAAATTCACAGAACCTGGCGGCAGCACGCTCGATGACTTCTTTCGGGTTGGAGGAGATTCTATCGAAGATCAACCTGTTCCTCTCCCACCAAATTTCATGGAGACACTCCAAAAAgaaattcctcttctttttttcgaTTTGTTCTAAGAGTTTTTCAATCCATTCCTCCAGCATTTACTCCTCTGAAAAAGCAGTCCGAAGGGTAAAAGGAGATCCAAACCAAAGCCTCTGTGACCAAGGACAATCTCTGAAGAGGTGAGTTTCAATTTCTTCTCATTGCCAACACCGTGGACAAAGCGTTGAGCCGTTTATCCCTCTTTTTTGCAGATTTATTTTTGTGGGGGGACCTTTGGAGATAAGCCGCCAGACAAAATTCATGGTTCGTTTGGGAGCTTTGATTGCCCAGAACGCTTTCCAGGAAAAGGTGTTATGATGGTTTCGGACGCTTGCCTATGCTTGATTTATGTTTTGCGACATAATTATGTTGTATGCCTTCACTTCATACTCTCCGTTTGCTGAATTTTTCCAATAAAAGAGTCTTTTTGTTGGTTGATATCAATGGAAATTTTGAGAATTTGGTCTGCCTCAAAGGCTAGAAAATTTTGCCTTATGAGTTGTTCTTTCTATTGCAGAGTTTCTTGGTCAATTAAGATATCCACTGTGGTTTTCTGATCAAAGTTTCGGCATGAGCTCTAGCTTTTAAACTCGTTTTGATTAGGAAGCCATGGATCCCCCAAAATTCTAACTGACTTGCCTGTTCCTATTCTCCATAAACCCCCAATTTCTATCACCCACTTTGCTTCCCATATACTTCTCCAAGTGTAGCTTGGATTGTAGCCTAAATCCGATCTCAAAAAATTTTTTCTGTTGTAATATCTAGCTTTGAGCATCTTGGCTGCCAGAGAGTCAGGGTTTTGAGTAAGCCTACATCCTTGCTTCGCCAAGATTGATTGATTAAACACCTCGAAACTCCTAAAACCCCTACCGCCTTCTTCTTTCGATCTGCACAGCTTTGACCACTTTATCCAATGAATTTTTCTCTTCCCATTTTTGCTTCCCCAGTAGAACCTGCTAACCATTCCTTCTATATGTTGGCATAGACTCTTAGGAATTTGAAAACACCCCATAATATAAGAAGGTATAGATTGGATGATGGATTTGATTAACACTTCTTTACCAACCTTTGAGAGACATTTTTCCTTCCACCCTTTAAGCTTCTTCCAAATTCGATCTTGAACAAACTCAAATATTTGTTTCTTAGATCTTTCAACAAAGGTTGGAATTCCCAAATATTTTGAGTGATTCTCCACCGCCTTAATTCCGATCCAATCTTCTATGAACATCTGTCTGATAGGAGACACGTTTCGGCTAAAGGAGAGTTTCGATTTGTCCAAGTTGACTCTTTGGCCGGATGCTTGTTGGTAGATTTAAAGAACGTCTTTGACTTCTTGAATGTCTCAGTCTAATATACTTGTGAAAATAATGCTGTCGTCTGCAAAAAAAGGTGAAAAACCTCCGGTGCTTCTCTAGATATTCTGATCCCGTGAATCAGCTTCCTTTCCTGAGCTCTGATAAGCAGTCCAGACAACACTTATGTGCAAAGAATAAAAAGGTAAGGGGATAATGGGTCCCCTTGCCTTATTCATCTTGATGGCTTGAATTTCGTGGAGGGGATATCATTATTGATAACCAAAAAAGAAACAGTGCTAACAAATTTGCCAATCAAGTTGATCCATTTTTGGGGAAAACCCATAACTTTGAGAACTTTCAAAAGAAAAGACCATTCAATTCTGTCATATGCCTTTGCCATATCTAACTTTATACCAATGAATCCCCTTGTCCCCGATTTCTTTTTTCCCATATAGTGGAAGATGTCAAAAGCCACTAAACCATTATCCGTGATCAGTCTTCTGGGAACGAAGGCACTCTTCACTCACTATCTTTGGCAGAATTTGTTTCATCCTATTTGCAATGGTTTTTGTTGCTATCTTGAAAATCACATTGCATAAGGATATTGGTCTGAACTCTTTTGTATGCTTGGAATTTTTTGTTTTGGAAATTAGGCAAATGTAGGTTTCGTTCATCTCGGTTGGGTCACCTTCACCATTCAGGAAATTCAGCACCCAACTAGAGGTATCTTCTCCAACAATGTCCCACATTTTCTGATAAAAAAGGGCCGGCATGCCATCCGGTCCGGGGGCCTTTGTGGGGTGCATTTGATTGAGGGCCTTCTTAACTTTGTCTCTTGTAAATTCTTCTTCCAAAAAACTATACTTCTCTTGTGTAATTCTTCCTTTAACTACCTCTGTTGCTTGCTCTATGTCTATTGTTTCTTCATATTTGAACAACTCTTCATGGAAACTGACAATAGTCTCTTcaatttttccttcttcttcatatAAGATCCCAGCATCATCACCGATTCTCTCTATCCGGTTCCTCTTGCTCCTTTGGGATGTTTTTTGGTGAAAATATCTTGTGTTCTTGTCTCCAAGTTTCAACCAATTTTCCCTCGACTTTTGAGCCCACCAGATTTCCTCAAGCTTGAGCAATTCATCTGATTTTTCTTGGACCTCTTTTGTTTTCCTGATTGTTTCTTCAGATTGCTCCATTTTTGTTAGCTGATCCAGTTTTCTCTGCTGTTCTTTTATTTCCTGTGGTATTTTTCCAAAATTCTCCTGCCCCATTCATCTAACACCTTGCCACAGTTTTTAGCTTTTCCCAAATCTTGTTCTGTCTGTTTGTCCATGCCCTGTTCACTATTTCTTTACATTTTGTACGTTCCAACTACATTTCTTTGAACCTGAAGAGATGTggcctcttccttcttcttaccTTTGTCTCTGCAACATCAACTAATATAGGACAATGATCAGACCTATACCTTTGTAGATGTTGTACCACTGCTTCTGAAAAGGCCTCTTGCCAATCTATAGTTGCTACAACTCGATCTAGCCTCTCTTGGACATTGAAATCACTTGGTTGGTTATTTTTCCAAGTGAATGAATGCCCTACAAATCCTAAATCAAGGAGCTGGTTTAGTTGTAATGCTTCTTGAAAACCTCTTATTTGGGTGAAAGTCACGGGCAGCCCtccttttttctccttttgttcTAGAACTTGGTTAAAGTCCCCAAACACCATCCATGGCATACTTTGCGCTTGGCCTAGGGTGTTCAGTAGCTCCCAGAATTTTTGCTTGTTTGCTGAGTCTGGACAGCCGTAAAAACCGGTAACCCTCCACGGCTGGCCTGCGGTCTTTGCCTGAATCACCATGTCTATGTGGTTTAAAGACATAGAGTTAACACTCATGTCTATACTATCGTCCCATAAAACTGCTAGTCCTCCTGCTCCATGTCTCGCTTCCCCTTCGCAGCCCACACCCACCACATTTTGTAAGCCTCCTTTGTTCCTTATCCGTCCTATTTTCGTTGCTTTTCTCCTTGTTTTCATTAAAAACACAAGGTTGGGAGCTTGTTGTTTCAAGAGCTTATTCAAAGCTCTAACTGCCCATGGGTTTCCAAGCCCATGGCAGTTCCAACTTATAAGCCTCATTGATGGGGGCAGGGCTGCAAAGCAGCCTCTGCCGTATTTTGTAGTGTGTCTCGTTGCTGTTTTTTAGTAGACATCTCCCCTTCTTTAATCCCTACGTCTCTGACCTCATTCGTCTTCCTCTTTCCCAGTTCTTTTGCTTTTTCCTCCTCTGTGGATGTTCTATTTGAGCTTTCCCTTGCCATCCTTTTTCATTTCTTGTAGTTGTTTTCTTGGCTTTTAATTTTTCCTGGTTGTTGCTATCTTTGGTTGTTTCTATATTGTCCACCTTCTTGGAACTGTCtatatcttttttctttggaccctTTACCTTTCCTTCCGCTTCTGTCTTTTGGTTCTGTTTGGTCTTTTCTTGGGCTTTCCCGTGCTCTTTCTCTCCTTGGTTTTACTTTACTTTCTTCTCAGTGCTAGTAATGGGTTCTTTCACTGTTAGTTCAACCATTTTCTCTGTGACATCTCCTTTTCCAGCTTGTGTTATTCCTTTTGCTCCAGCTACTAGTCGTCTTTCTTCCGTTTGCTTTTGAGGTCCTGACTGCTCTATTTTTGTTTCTGTTATCTCTGCCCTTAGTCATGGCCCTAGCTCCTTTGACTTCGCTCTACTACTGTCCTCTTCAGCTTCACGCTTTTCACAACTTACCTCATCATGTCCTATTAAGCCACAGTAGTAACAAAAGGTTGGAAGCCTTTCAAACCTAAAATCCACCCAAGTTTGCCAGTCCTCCTTGCTTCCCATTTCTTTTCTCACTAGTTCAGCCAAGTTCATCTAAATATTTGCTTTGAGGAAGCTATCTTTTCCTGGATCTGCTGAAAAGAGGTCGCATTTCTTTACTCTTCCCATTATGTTCGCTATCTTCCTTCCCAGAGTTGTTGTTTTACAATGTTCGGGCATGTTCCAGATCTGAATCTGTATTTCAGCACTTGAGAAATTTATGTCCATGGGGTTTATGCTCTTTTCCCATTTTTTGACGAGCAACCATGCATTTTGGAATGTCCAAGGGTTGCCTTTGAGTACTCTCCTCATGTCAGCCTCTCTTTCAAAAAAGAACTAGTATAGTTTGGATCTAATCTCTATCATATTAAAACCCACAGGCTTCCTCCAGATGTTGTTCATGGCTGTATGGACCCATACAGGATTAATGGTTTTTGTAGTTATCAACTTACCTATCACACTGTGTTTACATTTTTGTACCCCTTCTTCTACGTCTCTTTTTTCATATTCAATGcattcttctattccttcttctatCTCAGTTGTTTGCACATTTTTCTTTGTTGGTTCTGACTTTGTAGCTTCCATTTTTCAGAAATGTACCGCTGATAGAGACAATATACTTATATATGCATATATGATAGAGTTAGAGTCATGTTATTTAtgacaattattttctatatacatttaattttgttattggaTGTGATCGATGTAAAATAATATTAGCTAAGTTTTATATCTTAGTGTGAAAGaacttttttttaaaaggatttttaaatgttaaaatatatagcacagccaaa
Encoded here:
- the LOC140179140 gene encoding uncharacterized protein, with the translated sequence MRLISWNCHGLGNPWAVRALNKLLKQQAPNLVFLMKTRRKATKIGRIRNKGGLQNVVGVGCEGEARHGAGGLAVLWDDSIDMSVNSMSLNHIDMVIQAKTAGQPWRVTGFYGCPDSANKQKFWELLNTLGQAQSMPWMVFGDFNQVLEQKEKKGGLPVTFTQIRGFQEALQLNQLLDLGFVGHSFTWKNNQPSDFNVQERLDRVVATIDWQEAFSEAVVQHLQRYRSDHCPILVDVAETKVRRRKRPHLFRFKEM